The following proteins are co-located in the Telopea speciosissima isolate NSW1024214 ecotype Mountain lineage chromosome 9, Tspe_v1, whole genome shotgun sequence genome:
- the LOC122638885 gene encoding squamosa promoter-binding-like protein 15, with protein MKKLVFTFSVDSAYSLAEHPITVSISSNIVTVIVSNASVTLNQKITEIRFNSPSRQVKGDWSPKVWDWDSANFIAKPSEGDALRLGKSVVELGKKKIGDESVLKKSTSNKYGENLTLKLGGSLYSVDETASRPNKRVQSGSPGGESYPICQVDDWRGDLSNAKDYHHQHKVCELHSKTTKALVGKQMQRFCQQCSRFHPLSEFDEGKRSCWRRLAGHNRRRRKTKPEDVSPRLMIPGSRENTGNGNLDVVNLLTILTCLQGNNNDKSANSPPIPDKDRLIQIITKINNSLPLASNSASQSPSGSFELNVSQQAPSNHSNKINGSTSAPSTTDLLTVLSAALASSLDSLGISWGHYISIPMAQYYFFPLVIFLEK; from the exons ATGAAAAAACTTGTTTTTACCTTTTCTGTTGATTCCGCATATTCACTTGCTGAGCATCCTATAACTGTTTCAATATCATCAAATATTGTAACAGTTATTGTATCTAATGCATCTGTAACCTTGAATCAGAAAATTACAGAAATT CGGTTCAACTCACCTTCCCGACAGGTGAAGGGTGATTGGAGCCCTAAGGTTTGGGACTGGGACAGTGCAAATTTCATTGCCAAGCCCTCGGAGGGCGATGCTCTTCGTTTGGGAAAATCTGTAGTTGAActtggaaagaagaaaattgggGATGAGTCGGTTTTGAAGAAGAGTACTAGTAATAAATATGGTGAGAACCTCACGTTGAAGCTTGGTGGTAGTTTATATTCAGTTGATGAGACTGCATCGAGACCCAATAAACGAGTCCAATCTGGTTCTCCTGGTGGCGAGAGCTACCCAATATGTCAAGTAGATGATTGGAGAGGAGATCTATCAAATGCAAAGGATTATCACCATCAACATAAGGTTTGTGAGCTTCACAGCAAGACCACCAAAGCACTTGTGGGGAAGCAGATGCAGAGGTTTTGCCAGCAGTGTAGCAG ATTTCACCCCCTTTCTGAATTTGATGAGGGTAAGAGAAGTTGTTGGCGTCGGCTTGCTGGGCACAACCGGAGGAGGAGGAAAACAAAACCAGAGGATGTTTCCCCACGGTTGATGATACCTGGAAGCAGGGAGAACACTGGTAATGGGAACCTTGATGTTGTCAATTTGTTAACTATTTTAACTTGTTTGCAAG GaaataataatgataaaagTGCAAATAGTCCTCCAATACCCGACAAGGATAGGCTCATCCAAATTATCACCAAGATTAATAATTCGCTACCTCTTGCTTCAAATTCTGCTTCTCAGTCACCATCAGGAAGTTTTGAGCTAAATGTTTCACAACAAGCTCCGTCAAACCACTCTAATAAAATTAATGGCAGCACATCTGCTCCATCAACCACGGATTTGCTTACTGTTCTTTCAGCTGCGTTAGCATCTTCTCTTGATAGTCTTGGGATCAGTTGGGGCCATTACATCTCCATTCCAATGGCtcagtattatttttttcccctggtTATCTTCTTAGAAAAGTAG